A portion of the Trachemys scripta elegans isolate TJP31775 chromosome 9, CAS_Tse_1.0, whole genome shotgun sequence genome contains these proteins:
- the B3GALNT1 gene encoding UDP-GalNAc:beta-1,3-N-acetylgalactosaminyltransferase 1: MSMKYLKWSFLALLMLSVIIMTWYMTLPSHIVIEHTNSMYFYEYEPVYKQNFLFTLRERLKCKDTNPFLVILVSSQPTDIEARQAIRVTWGSKNSWGDSQVLILFLLGQGAEREDSLALSIEDESILYGDIIRQDFMDTYNNLTLKTIMAFRWVSEFCSNTKYVMKTDSDVFINAGNLLMFLQNVNSSDSFFTGYPLIDNFSYRGFYRKTYISYDEYPFKVYPPYCSGMGYILDGKLALKIYEMMSHIKPIKFEDVYVGICLNILNVNIHILEDTQLFFLYKINFNICKYRHLIAVHGVSSSEMIRFWQDLLTDTSFTCH; the protein is encoded by the coding sequence ATGTCTATGAAATACTTAAAATGGAGTTTTTTGGCACTCTTGATGCTTTCTGTCATAATAATGACATGGTACATGACACTCCCTTCGCATATTGTGATAGAGCATACAAACTCGATGTATTTCTATGAATATGAGCCAGTTTACAAGCAGAACTTCCTCTTCACACTGCGGGAGCGTTTGAAATGCAAAGATACAAATCCATTTCTGGTCATCTTGGTGTCTTCACAACCTACGGATATAGAGGCAAGGCAGGCCATTAGAGTGACATGGGGTTCTAAAAACTCCTGGGGGGACAGTCAGGTTCTAATACTGTTCTTACTAGGACAAGGAGCTGAAAGAGAAGACAGCTTAGCATTATCGATAGAAGATGAAAGCATTCTGTATGGTGACATAATTCGCCAAGATTTTATGGATACTTACAACAATCTTACCTTGAAAACAATCATGGCATTCAGATGGGTGTCTGAGTTTTGTTCAAATACTAAATACGTTATGAAGACTGATTCTGATGTTTTCATCAATGCTGGCAACTTATTAATGTTTCTTCAAAATGTAAATTCTTCAGACAGTTTTTTTACTGGTTACCCTCTAATTGATAACTTTTCCTACAGAGGGTTTTACAGAAAAACATATATTTCTTATGATGAATATCCATTTAAGGTATATCCTCCATACTGTAGTGGAATGGGGTATATACTTGATGGAAAACTGGCTCTGAAGATTTATGAAATGATGAGTCATATCAAACCTATTAAATTTGAAGATGTTTATGTTGGAATTTGCTTAAATATACTAAACGTGAACATCCATATTCTAGAAGATACACAACTCTTCTTTTTATACAAAATTAACTTTAACATCTGTAAATATAGACACTTGATTGCGGTACATGGTGTATCTTCAAGTGAAATGATCAGATTTTGGCAGGATTTATTGACAGACACTTCATTCACTTGCCACTGA